The Bernardetia sp. ABR2-2B DNA window AAAATTAAGCTTTGATTTAATAGGTTTTGAAACCACTTCACTTATCGAAGCTGCTACCTATTTAATTTAAGTAACTGACATTACGCAATAAACGAAACTCACAACGGCTTTAGCCCTCAGCAAAGCTAATTTTAATCGTGGTAAAACAGCATGTTTTATTTTCCCATAAAAAAAGTTATGGGTTTTACTTTCTAGCTGCGTAACGTCAAGCACTAAATAAAAACCCCACTCCAATAAATAAAATTGAAGGGGGGAGTCTTTTTTGCTAAAAATCAGTTTTTTTACGCTTTGTGTAAAGCTCCGTTACTTTCATGTTTTTTCAAACGAAGAGAATAAACAGATTTATAATTTTTTCCTGTTTCTAAATATCCTTTGAGTGTTTGAAACAAAATTTCATTGATATAGGGTTCTAAAGCCTGTTCAGAATTATGATAAACATGTAACGCATCTTTTATTTCTTTATCCCATTTTCCAAATAATATATCAAAATCAACTGGACTGATATGTTTTCTGCAATTTTTTGAGCTACAACCACATTCAAAGTTCTGTTCTAAGTTAAAGATGGCATATTCGTCGGTTACTTCTTCGTTGGGCTGAATATCACGAATAGCGATTTCGAAACCATATCCTGTACTTATTGTATTTCTGTTGCAAGAATGATTGACATATTTTGCAAAATCCCAGCTTATAATTCTATAACCTCGTTCATCACGATAAGAATATTTATCAACTACACCACGAGCATACTCGTCTAATTTTTCGTACTTTTTGGGAGTTACCTCAATTTCTAAACTGTCTTTTACATAGACAACTGTTCCTTTAGGTATAAATTCTTTTGCAAAAACGCCATAGCCAATTTCAGGACTTATAAAGCGTAATTCGGTAGAGGGATGAATCATTTGTTATAAAAAAATAATGAATGATAGAAAGAATTTTGAATAAGATAGAACTAATATACTAATTTTATGAATTAATAGTATTTTAAGGTCTTGAAAACCTTAATTTAAAATTTAATCTACTAATAATTAAATTAATACCGAATAAGAACGTAAAGATGATGAATAAGTTGCTAAAAAGAGAGGTTTTGAAAAGGATTTTGAAAAAATAGATTTTTGACAAAAAAATAATTCTTTTGATACTAAAAATTCAAAATAAGAGATATAAATGATTCTATTTTTATTAAAAATTTAAAGTCTCTGTCAATCTTTATCCATAAAAAAAGCCAACAAGATTATTTTAATCTTGTTGGCTTTATAGAATTTGAAAATAGTTTCGAAAAACTTAGCCCAAACTCTAAATAAAGAGTTTTTACATAGCTGCTTTTGCAGTAATATCAAATCCTACATTTACAGTATTATTGATAAACTTGTCTTTTACAGCATCCACACCTTCTGCCATATGGCTTACGTTGAACTCTGTACGGTCAATATTAAATTTTGCACTTGCCTTTACTTCTCCTTCTGATGGCGTTTCTACGTTAGCATAAAAAGTAATTGCTTTCTCTACGTCCATCATTTTCAAGTTACCTGTAATTTTGTGAGTAGGATTTTCAGTTGTATATGCACCCTCTTCCATTTCAACAGTAGAAGGATCAATAGCCTCTACATTAGTAATAGTAAAAGTAGAAGTTGGGTAGGTTTCAACAGCAAAGAAATCATCACTTTGAAGGTGTCCTACTAATTTTGCATTATCTTCTGCAGCTTCAATATCCAATACTGTAAGCTCTGTCATGTTGATAGTAATTGTTCCACCCATAAGTGTTCCATTTTCTACCATTAGCTTAGAGTCAGGAGCAATACCTATTGTTCCGTTGTGCTGACCACCTGGTTTTGAACCAATCCAAGTAACTGCACTAGCTGAAGGATCAATCATAAGCTCCATAGCAGATTGAGTTTCTTCAGGAACAACAGCAACTGTGTCAGCTACTTCAGCCTCTTGGCTTTTAGGAGCATTATTACAGCTTGAAAGGAATGATAATGAACCTGCTACTAAAATAGCATTAGCGAATAAAAAAATACGTTTCATATAAAAAGGAGGTTAAGTTTTGAAAATACAAATTTAATCAAAATAATTGTAGGTACAATTATTTTTATCATTTTTTTTTAAATTAAAATCAAAGAATTTATTTTTATTTTTTAGATTTAGAGAGCATAACAATTAGTTGCTATTATTGTTTTTGTAGTTTTGTACTTCTGTTTTACTAAAAAAATCTTGATTTATCACCATCAATCTTATTCCACGAATGACTACTCTTCCTATCTTATACGAAATTTTTTTAGAATCTTCTGGTATTTCAACAGATACTCGGCACGTAGAAGAGAATGAACTTTTCTTTGCTCTAAAGGGAGATAATTTTGATGGAAATAAATTTGCTTATCAAGCCTTAGAAAAAGGAGCTTCTCATGTGGTTATTGATGATGCAAGTGTCATTCCTACCTTTGACCAACATGACCAAAAGAAATTGGCTCATAAAAATAAATATTTGTTAGTAGAAAACGTATTAGAATCACTTCAAAAATTAGCTAACTTTCATAGAAAACAATTTACGATTCCTTTTATTGGAATAACAGGAAGTAATGGCAAAACAACAACAAAAGAGCTTTTGCGTTCTGTTCTTTCTCAAAAATTCAGAACTTACGCCACCGAAGGCAATTTGAATAATCATATTGGTGTTCCTCTTACTATTTTGAGAATGCCGACCAATACAGAAATTGCTATTATCGAAATGGGAGCAAATAAAATTGGCGATATAGAAGAGCTTTGCGCAATTACAGAACCTAATTATGGAATGATTACCAATATTGGAAATGCACATTTGGAAGGTTTTGGGGGATATGAAGGAGTTTTGAGAGGAAAAACAGAGTTATATCAATCACTTATCAAAAATAATGGAACTGTTTTTATAAATAGTGATGATAGCGTTTTGATGAATATGGAAAAACGTTTCGGAAACAGAAAAGTAATAAAATACGGAGCTGCCGAATCCAATAATACAGATAATTATTACTCAGCTTCGCTCTCTGCATCTGTTCCTGTTGTTAGTTATAAAGATGAAGAAGGAAAAAGCATAAAAACTCAAATTTCGGGAGCATATAATTTTCATAATATTTTAGCAGCCCTTGCTTTTGGGAAATTTTTTGGTCTTTCGAATGCTCAAATAAATAAAGGGGTTTCAGAATATCTTCCTAAAAATAATCGCTCACAAATTGAAGAGCGTAAAGAAACAAAAAACACGCTTCTTCTTGATGCTTATAATGCAAACCCTGATAGTATGAAAGCTGCACTTTTACATTTGGAAACAATGCCTACACATGGAAAACAAAAAATTGCTATTTTGGGAGATATGTTTGAGCTTGGGAGAGAGTCATTTATCAAACATAAGGAGGTTCTAGGACTAGCCTTACAACTCAAAATAGATAAAATAATTGTTTGTGGAAAAGATTTTTCGAAAGCTAAAACTGCTGGAAATATTGTCTCTAGCTTAATTTTGAGTTTTATAGACAAGCAAGAGTTAGCTGATTATTTACAAAAAAATCCTCTTCAAGACAGCATCGTTTTACTGAAAGGCTCTAGAGGAATAGGTTTAGAAACAGTTACAGAGTTTCTTTAATTAAAAAATAACCAATTAATCACTACTTCTACTGCACGAGGTTGAGCAATATAGAGAGGAGTATCATAATAACCTTGCCCTGCTGCATCTAGTAGTACATTATTTACTTTTAATGTAATTTTGGCTCTACTGACTTTAAAATTGAAAAATAAATCCATTTGAGGAAAACCACCCACATTATATTTTTCTTGTAAATGAAACTGCTGAATAAGTGGATTGTAGGCATCTGCCTTATATTTGCTATGATAATGAATATCTGTTCCTATTTCGGCTTCCATTGCATTATCGAATAATTTGTTTTTATAAAAGAACATAAAATTGACAAAAACAGGAGGCATTCTGATTAAGTCTTCTCCCAAATTTTGATTGTAACGAAAATCTAAAAGTGCATGTAGTTTTTTATATGAACCATTAATAGCTAATCCTGCTGAAATAGGTTGCGTTGCTTTTAAGGTTTGTTGAGCTACTGAATTAGAATCATTATAAACCAAATTCTGAATATTACTTGCCGAAACATAAGGACGAATAGAAATTTTGTAGTTAGAATCTACTTTATTTAGAAAAGGAAGTTTTAATGGATTAAACTCAATAGAAGCATACACTTTATCACTTGTTGTTCTTTCAAAATTATCATTTTGCCAACGAAGTTGTGGTTGAAAAGAATATTGCTGAATCAGAGATGGAGAATAAACAGTTCTGCTTAGTCCCACCGTCAAATTATTTCGAATCCACTCTGCTGATACTCTATAATCTCCCACTAGCTCCGATACAAGTTGATATTCTGCCGAAGCATCGATATAAGATACGACAGAAATTGTATTATCTTTTATTGAAATGGAAGGCGCAAAGTTGATGTCAGTAGAATCTTTTTTAGATAGTGAATCCATAGCCTGACGTTCTTTTTCATAATCATTTAACTCATCTATTTCTTCTTCTATCTTATCATTCATTTTAGATTTGAGAAAATAACGCAACCCTCCACCCACAAAAAGCTCGGGTTCGATATCTATCTCTTGACTAGTCTGAATTTCTCCTTGTGCAAAAGGAAAGTCATAACGCACTTGATAGTTTCGGAGTTTGGCAAAAGTACGATATTGAAAATTATTTATTCGTCCTTTTACTCCTGCTTTGTTTTCTAGTTGAGCAAAAGCTGTTCGATAGGTAAATCCATTGGCAGACAAAACAGAAGGAAAATCTGAATACTGACTATAAAAATCTGCATTTGCTGCATAAGCTGTCGCATCATTACTATATCTATTTGTGTTTTGAGAATAATCTGTTAATTGAAAAATCTCAAACTGCCCTCCTTTTGTAATGCTATATTGTTGATAAACATGAAAAGTACGACCATACTGCACTACATTGCCAAAACTAGATAGGTTATAGTCAAGTTGTGAATTATCTAACTGAAAA harbors:
- a CDS encoding YceI family protein, translating into MKRIFLFANAILVAGSLSFLSSCNNAPKSQEAEVADTVAVVPEETQSAMELMIDPSASAVTWIGSKPGGQHNGTIGIAPDSKLMVENGTLMGGTITINMTELTVLDIEAAEDNAKLVGHLQSDDFFAVETYPTSTFTITNVEAIDPSTVEMEEGAYTTENPTHKITGNLKMMDVEKAITFYANVETPSEGEVKASAKFNIDRTEFNVSHMAEGVDAVKDKFINNTVNVGFDITAKAAM
- the murF gene encoding UDP-N-acetylmuramoyl-tripeptide--D-alanyl-D-alanine ligase → MTTLPILYEIFLESSGISTDTRHVEENELFFALKGDNFDGNKFAYQALEKGASHVVIDDASVIPTFDQHDQKKLAHKNKYLLVENVLESLQKLANFHRKQFTIPFIGITGSNGKTTTKELLRSVLSQKFRTYATEGNLNNHIGVPLTILRMPTNTEIAIIEMGANKIGDIEELCAITEPNYGMITNIGNAHLEGFGGYEGVLRGKTELYQSLIKNNGTVFINSDDSVLMNMEKRFGNRKVIKYGAAESNNTDNYYSASLSASVPVVSYKDEEGKSIKTQISGAYNFHNILAALAFGKFFGLSNAQINKGVSEYLPKNNRSQIEERKETKNTLLLDAYNANPDSMKAALLHLETMPTHGKQKIAILGDMFELGRESFIKHKEVLGLALQLKIDKIIVCGKDFSKAKTAGNIVSSLILSFIDKQELADYLQKNPLQDSIVLLKGSRGIGLETVTEFL
- a CDS encoding putative porin; this encodes MFCIFFAQSSFAQNDSIPANELPLADSLMQKTSDSTVMIAPFPTDSTQVDSTQKKIENQSDTTKTDTTATTTALLKKETEPKINTDSIEYAANSVWKLYEEDLYLNTKREVHPDTSVHNLHRYGIIQRNNYDYQDLGNLGTASQSIFYQEPHQIGSRWGITAYEPYIRRPSEVPYFNTLAPYVDIYLVQGGQGKSWLDVDLSRNVNPDWNVSIFYRRLSANKVINRAFRRNDEQMEHQTFSFTNRFFSKNHRYKMLAHFSWYDHNMLETGGVQSTISLDDFSNQNAIDTLFQLDNSQLDYNLSSFGNVVQYGRTFHVYQQYSITKGGQFEIFQLTDYSQNTNRYSNDATAYAANADFYSQYSDFPSVLSANGFTYRTAFAQLENKAGVKGRINNFQYRTFAKLRNYQVRYDFPFAQGEIQTSQEIDIEPELFVGGGLRYFLKSKMNDKIEEEIDELNDYEKERQAMDSLSKKDSTDINFAPSISIKDNTISVVSYIDASAEYQLVSELVGDYRVSAEWIRNNLTVGLSRTVYSPSLIQQYSFQPQLRWQNDNFERTTSDKVYASIEFNPLKLPFLNKVDSNYKISIRPYVSASNIQNLVYNDSNSVAQQTLKATQPISAGLAINGSYKKLHALLDFRYNQNLGEDLIRMPPVFVNFMFFYKNKLFDNAMEAEIGTDIHYHSKYKADAYNPLIQQFHLQEKYNVGGFPQMDLFFNFKVSRAKITLKVNNVLLDAAGQGYYDTPLYIAQPRAVEVVINWLFFN
- a CDS encoding SET domain-containing protein-lysine N-methyltransferase yields the protein MIHPSTELRFISPEIGYGVFAKEFIPKGTVVYVKDSLEIEVTPKKYEKLDEYARGVVDKYSYRDERGYRIISWDFAKYVNHSCNRNTISTGYGFEIAIRDIQPNEEVTDEYAIFNLEQNFECGCSSKNCRKHISPVDFDILFGKWDKEIKDALHVYHNSEQALEPYINEILFQTLKGYLETGKNYKSVYSLRLKKHESNGALHKA